One window of Desulfonatronum sp. SC1 genomic DNA carries:
- a CDS encoding GspH/FimT family pseudopilin, with amino-acid sequence MEWKCHQNNNGFSIIEVLIVVAIAAILTGIAIPAFDVFIGNTRTSTVANEFVSALNLARSEAIKRGVEVYVCRSENGSSCAQVGTGGRDGWSRTRPMP; translated from the coding sequence ATAGAATGGAAATGTCACCAAAATAATAATGGCTTCTCCATCATCGAAGTCCTGATCGTGGTGGCCATCGCCGCCATCCTCACGGGCATCGCCATCCCGGCGTTCGACGTGTTTATAGGCAATACGCGGACCAGTACCGTGGCCAACGAGTTCGTTTCGGCGCTGAATCTTGCGAGAAGCGAGGCGATAAAGCGGGGTGTGGAGGTATATGTTTGTCGGAGTGAGAATGGTTCGTCTTGTGCACAAGTGGGTACTGGGGGCAGGGATGGCTGGTCGCGGAC
- a CDS encoding ABC transporter permease produces the protein MTLYALLGAVEQGLVYGIMVLGVYLTFRVLNFPDLTVDGSLPLGAAVCAVAITSGIDPFLSLFLAMFAGFLAGMITGFLNTKLGILHLLASILTMIALYSINIRVMSGPNVSLLGRDTILDPLMGLGLPGYLSSIVLFSFIGAAIVIFLIWFLHTEFGQTMLATGDNPRMITSQGVNTHSVIIIGVGLSNAMVAFSGALIAQNQGAADVNMGVGTIVAGLASVIVGETVFGRGGIMRAVIAALLGSILYRLAIAMALSMKLGAFSFTPSDLNLITALLVVLALTAPKIKARFFS, from the coding sequence ATGACCTTGTACGCGCTGTTGGGCGCGGTGGAGCAGGGGTTGGTGTACGGGATCATGGTCCTAGGCGTATACCTGACCTTTCGGGTGCTCAACTTCCCGGATCTGACCGTAGACGGCAGTCTGCCTCTGGGAGCCGCGGTCTGCGCCGTAGCCATCACCTCGGGGATCGATCCGTTTCTCTCTCTGTTTCTGGCCATGTTCGCCGGGTTTCTGGCCGGGATGATCACCGGGTTTCTGAACACCAAGCTGGGTATTTTGCATCTCCTGGCCTCCATCCTGACCATGATCGCCCTGTATTCCATAAATATCCGGGTGATGAGCGGCCCCAACGTTTCTTTGCTGGGCCGGGACACGATCCTCGACCCATTGATGGGCTTGGGCTTGCCCGGGTATTTGTCCTCCATCGTCCTGTTTTCGTTCATCGGGGCGGCCATCGTGATCTTCCTGATCTGGTTCCTGCATACCGAGTTCGGCCAGACCATGCTGGCCACGGGGGACAATCCCCGGATGATCACCAGCCAGGGCGTGAACACCCACAGCGTGATCATCATCGGCGTGGGGCTGTCCAACGCCATGGTGGCCTTCAGCGGGGCGTTGATCGCTCAGAATCAGGGCGCGGCGGATGTGAACATGGGCGTGGGGACCATTGTTGCCGGGCTGGCCTCGGTGATCGTGGGCGAAACGGTCTTCGGCCGGGGCGGAATCATGCGCGCCGTGATCGCGGCCCTGCTCGGCTCGATTCTTTACCGGCTGGCCATCGCCATGGCCCTGAGCATGAAGCTGGGCGCCTTTTCCTTCACTCCCAGCGACCTGAACCTGATCACCGCGCTGCTGGTGGTCCTGGCGCTCACCGCGCCCAAAATCAAGGCGCGGTTCTTCTCATGA
- the ndk gene encoding nucleoside-diphosphate kinase yields MSERTLCMIKPDGVERNLIGNVLTRIETAGLRIVALRKLRLTTAQAEGFYTVHKERPFFQSLVSYMTSGPIVAAVLEGDNAIARWRELMGATNPANAAEGTIRRDLALDVERNTVHGSDAPETAGQEIPYFFNTMEQQG; encoded by the coding sequence ATGTCTGAACGTACCCTTTGCATGATCAAGCCGGACGGCGTGGAGCGGAATTTGATTGGAAATGTGTTGACCCGGATCGAGACCGCCGGGTTGCGGATTGTGGCTCTGCGCAAGCTGCGGCTGACCACGGCCCAGGCTGAGGGCTTTTATACCGTACATAAGGAGCGTCCTTTTTTTCAGAGCCTGGTGAGTTACATGACCTCCGGGCCCATCGTGGCAGCGGTTTTGGAAGGCGACAACGCTATTGCCCGCTGGCGGGAGCTGATGGGCGCTACCAATCCGGCCAACGCCGCCGAAGGCACCATTCGCAGGGATTTGGCCCTGGACGTGGAGCGGAACACGGTGCACGGCTCCGACGCCCCGGAGACCGCGGGTCAGGAAATTCCTTATTTCTTCAACACCATGGAGCAGCAGGGATGA
- the proC gene encoding pyrroline-5-carboxylate reductase, with protein sequence MSALRIGCIGLGNMGAALIKAVSTRPDTSIHGFDPDKSKARDLAGLPGFVAAESIEEVLRNADFVFLAVKPQIMSKVLTEALPALRPETCLISIAAGIGMEQLRAWSEDRCAVVRVMPNTPAMVRSGVSAVCFEDPKLIEAGQTTIMELLGLLGQVHVLPERYFHAFTALVGSGPAYVFHFMDALVQAGVSAGLGRPQAEQMVAGLLEGSVKLVQETGLSLSTLQHMVTSPAGTTIAALNHLDRTAVRGSIIDAVHEAEQRSRELGEG encoded by the coding sequence ATGAGTGCCTTGCGCATCGGGTGCATCGGGCTCGGGAACATGGGGGCGGCCCTGATCAAGGCCGTCTCCACTCGCCCGGATACGTCCATTCATGGGTTTGATCCAGATAAGAGCAAGGCGCGGGATCTGGCCGGACTGCCCGGCTTCGTCGCGGCGGAGTCCATTGAAGAGGTGCTCCGAAACGCAGACTTTGTTTTTCTGGCGGTCAAACCGCAGATCATGTCCAAGGTCCTGACCGAAGCCCTTCCGGCCCTGCGGCCGGAGACCTGTCTGATATCCATAGCCGCCGGGATCGGGATGGAGCAGCTGCGAGCCTGGTCGGAAGATCGCTGCGCCGTGGTCCGGGTCATGCCCAACACTCCGGCCATGGTCCGTTCCGGCGTCAGCGCGGTCTGCTTCGAAGACCCGAAGCTGATTGAAGCCGGGCAAACAACGATCATGGAACTCCTGGGCCTGTTGGGTCAGGTCCACGTTCTGCCGGAGCGGTATTTCCATGCTTTCACCGCCCTGGTGGGATCGGGACCAGCCTATGTGTTCCATTTCATGGACGCCCTGGTCCAGGCCGGAGTCTCAGCGGGCCTGGGACGGCCCCAGGCCGAGCAGATGGTCGCCGGACTGCTGGAAGGCTCAGTCAAACTGGTCCAGGAAACCGGCCTCAGCCTGAGCACCCTGCAGCACATGGTCACCTCGCCCGCGGGGACGACCATTGCCGCGTTGAACCACCTGGACAGAACGGCGGTCCGCGGCTCGATCATCGACGCTGTGCATGAGGCGGAACAGCGGAGTCGGGAGTTGGGGGAGGGGTAA
- a CDS encoding GspH/FimT family protein — protein MSIRSLRRTSSGLTLVDTLVAIAIALLLLAVSAPYLGGMLRSAGVSTTAHEFLSTLSYARSEAINRNQRITVCKSADGRECTTQGGWEQGWIVFVDAGNQAQVAESEDILRMRGPLRGETTLTGNMPVRNYVSYVSNGSTQYVSGAFQAGTLTLCRQERGVKFVLARAGRVRTEKTTCQ, from the coding sequence GTGTCCATTCGTTCTTTGCGTCGAACTTCTTCCGGCTTGACCCTTGTCGATACCCTGGTCGCCATTGCCATCGCCTTGTTGTTACTGGCCGTCAGCGCGCCGTATCTAGGGGGGATGTTGCGCAGTGCCGGGGTTTCGACGACGGCCCATGAATTCCTGTCCACCCTCAGCTATGCCCGCAGCGAGGCCATCAACCGTAATCAGCGGATCACTGTCTGCAAGAGCGCGGACGGCCGGGAGTGCACCACCCAGGGAGGCTGGGAACAGGGATGGATCGTGTTCGTGGATGCAGGAAACCAAGCCCAGGTGGCCGAGTCCGAGGACATTCTCCGGATGCGCGGTCCCTTGCGTGGCGAGACGACCTTGACCGGGAACATGCCCGTACGCAACTATGTATCATACGTCAGCAACGGTTCGACGCAGTACGTTAGCGGCGCGTTCCAAGCCGGCACTCTGACTCTCTGTCGTCAGGAGCGCGGAGTTAAGTTCGTCCTGGCCCGGGCAGGGAGGGTCAGGACGGAGAAGACCACCTGTCAGTGA
- a CDS encoding ABC transporter ATP-binding protein — MLSLKNVIKYFHRGSVNEVLALQNVSLDVRRGDFICIIGSNGAGKSTLLNCLAGCFFPDQGSILLDDRDITGWPEYKRAKFIGRVFQDPLLGTCASMSIEQNLALALRRGRFRGLSAGVRRLDRDLFREKLRMLDLGLEDRFQDAVGLLSGGQRQALTMVMATLIRPDILLLDEHTAALDPKTGQQILELTDRLVESMELTTLMVTHNMHQALRMGNRLIMMHRGEIILDISGEEKKRLEVDDLLARFYSLKQEAFASDKMLLV; from the coding sequence ATGCTGTCCCTGAAAAACGTCATCAAGTATTTTCACCGGGGCAGCGTGAACGAGGTCCTGGCCCTGCAAAACGTATCCCTGGATGTCCGACGCGGGGACTTCATCTGCATCATCGGTTCCAACGGGGCTGGCAAATCCACTTTGTTGAACTGCCTGGCCGGATGCTTTTTCCCGGATCAGGGCAGCATCCTCCTGGATGATCGGGACATCACTGGCTGGCCGGAGTACAAGCGGGCCAAGTTCATCGGCCGGGTCTTCCAGGACCCGCTGCTGGGCACCTGCGCTTCCATGAGCATCGAACAGAATCTGGCCCTGGCCTTGCGCCGGGGACGCTTCCGGGGGCTGTCCGCCGGGGTGCGCCGTCTGGACCGAGATCTGTTTCGGGAAAAACTGCGCATGTTGGACCTGGGGCTGGAGGATCGATTCCAAGACGCCGTGGGGCTGCTTTCCGGCGGGCAACGCCAGGCCCTGACCATGGTCATGGCCACCCTGATCCGCCCGGACATCCTGCTGCTGGACGAACACACCGCGGCCCTGGACCCCAAGACCGGCCAGCAGATTCTGGAGCTCACCGACCGCTTGGTGGAAAGCATGGAACTGACTACCCTGATGGTCACCCACAACATGCACCAGGCTCTGCGCATGGGCAACCGGCTGATCATGATGCACCGGGGCGAGATCATTCTGGACATCTCCGGCGAGGAAAAAAAGCGCTTGGAAGTGGACGACCTGCTGGCCCGGTTCTACAGCCTGAAGCAGGAAGCCTTTGCTTCGGATAAGATGCTGTTGGTGTGA
- a CDS encoding ABC transporter substrate-binding protein codes for MMNRFVLSACLVLMFGLSASAGAEQAKVVSVNQFVEHPALDSVLRGFQEQLREEGFQVEYRVHNAQANMATANLIAQQIVGERPDLVLAIATPSAQAMAQTVKKNPSMQKTPILFSAVTDPLGAGLVKDLQNPGENITGTSDLTPMDQHLALIREFHPELTSLGVIYNSGEANSRALVDLLKAETVKAGIKLEEATVARSSDVFQSARSLVGRTQAVYVPTDNTVVSAFEALAKVCQDNKLPLYAADVDSVPRGAVAALGFDYYEHGRQAGAMAGRIFRGADPATTPVETQQELELHINLPAAEAMGVTIPQALLDRAGKILE; via the coding sequence ATGATGAACCGTTTCGTCTTGTCGGCATGTCTTGTTTTGATGTTCGGGTTGTCCGCTTCGGCTGGCGCGGAGCAGGCGAAAGTCGTCTCCGTCAACCAGTTCGTCGAGCATCCGGCCCTGGATTCCGTGCTGCGCGGGTTCCAGGAACAGTTGCGTGAGGAAGGTTTTCAGGTCGAGTATCGGGTGCATAACGCCCAGGCCAACATGGCCACGGCCAACCTGATCGCCCAGCAGATCGTGGGCGAGCGCCCGGACCTGGTGCTGGCCATCGCCACTCCCTCGGCCCAGGCCATGGCCCAGACCGTGAAAAAGAACCCTTCGATGCAAAAGACCCCCATCCTGTTCAGCGCGGTGACCGATCCGCTGGGTGCCGGGCTGGTCAAGGACCTGCAAAATCCTGGTGAAAACATCACCGGCACCTCGGACTTGACCCCCATGGATCAACATTTGGCCCTGATCCGGGAGTTTCATCCGGAATTGACCTCCCTGGGCGTTATCTACAACTCTGGGGAAGCCAATTCCCGCGCCTTGGTTGATCTGCTCAAGGCCGAGACGGTCAAGGCCGGGATCAAGCTGGAAGAAGCCACCGTGGCCCGGTCCAGCGACGTGTTCCAGTCCGCCCGCAGCTTGGTGGGCCGGACCCAGGCCGTGTACGTGCCCACGGACAACACCGTTGTTTCGGCATTCGAGGCCCTTGCCAAGGTCTGCCAGGACAACAAGCTGCCCCTGTACGCCGCGGACGTGGATTCCGTGCCTCGAGGCGCGGTGGCCGCGCTGGGTTTCGACTATTACGAACACGGCCGTCAGGCCGGAGCCATGGCCGGGCGCATTTTTCGCGGGGCCGACCCGGCGACCACCCCGGTGGAAACCCAGCAGGAACTCGAACTACACATCAATCTCCCCGCCGCCGAGGCCATGGGCGTGACCATCCCCCAGGCGCTCCTGGACCGGGCCGGGAAGATTCTCGAATAA